The nucleotide sequence ATCGACAGCGATCAGTCGCCTCCAACCTCGCACGTAAAATCGACAGTTCCAACCAATGGTATTCGCATTTCCCCGTCCATCGACTGGAAGCTGAGGTTATTCGCGATTCGATGCTGTTTGTCAGTGGCCGGTTGGACCCAACAGCCCTGGGCCCGGCTGTCAAAGTTGTCAGCGACGATACGGGACAAATTATTTCAAAAGGCAGTCGCCAACGGCGTAGCGTCTACTTGCAAGTTCGACGAACACAGCCAGTGGCACTGCTGAAATCGTTTGATGCGCCGGTGATGGAAGTGAACTGTGGTAAACGCGAGTCATCTACCGTGGCAACGCAGTCCTTGATGCTAATGAATAGCGATTTTGTCTTAATGTTTTCCAAAGCTTTCGCCGAACGATTAAAACCAGTCCTTGCCCAAAACCCCAACAACCAGAACCCAAATAACGCGCTGACACACGGCTGGCGACTTGCCTACGGCCGTACTCCAAATGCAGACGAACTGGCGCTTGCCAACGAATACTTTGCCGAACAATGTAAATTACTAGAAGCCAAAAAGGCGGAATCCGTCCAAGTGCAAGCGCTGACCAATTACTGTCAGGCGTTGCTGACGTCGAATGAGTTCCTGTATATCGATTAAAACGGTCACTTAAAACCGATCAAATGATGACGGTGCTTTATGAACAAAGACAATCGAGCAACAGCTCAGCTAACCCGACGAGGTTTTCTCACCGAAAATGCGATGGGTGTTGGTATCTTTGCGTTGGCATCACTGTTGGCAGAAGAGCGACTACTGGCTTCCCCCAAAACGGTTCAGCTGCAGCCTCCCACATTCGACCTGGCTCCCAAGCAACCGACTCAGCCAGCTCGCGCAAAAGCGATGATCTCACTGTTCCAACACGGAGGTCCCTCCCACATGGACCTCATGGACCCCAAGCCCGAATTGAGTCGTTTGGATGGCAAAACCTATGACGGCAACGTTGGGTTTAGTTTTATCAAACGCGCGACCAAAACCTTGCACGGTTCACGATGGAAATTCCGCAAATACGGCCAATGCGGGACTGAGATATCGGAATTAATGCCAGAACTCGCCTCGATCGTCGATGACGTGTGCATCGTCCGGTCGATGCATACTGGGCACAATGGTCATGAAGTATCAATTCGCTACATGAACAATGGCATCGCCGGGGTGACCGGTCGTCCATCGCTTGGCAGCTGGATCACTTATGCACTCGGCAGCGAGGCACAGGATTTACCGGCCTATGTCGTGTTGACCGATCCCGGTGGTCATCCCGTTGATGGCGTTCACAATTGGTCGAATGGTTGGATGCCTTCTTTGTTTCAAGGTACGGTTCTTCGCCCCAAGGAACCACGCATCCTGAATCTGGACGCACCCCAGCACTTGCGTGGCGAAGTTCAGGAACACAACCTGGCGTTCCTTAAAAAGTTGAATGATCGCCATCTAGAGCGTCATCAAGGCGAGTACGATTTGGAAGCTCGGATTGCCAGTTACGAACTGGCGGCCAAGATGCAGGAATCCGCTCGAGAGGCTCTCGATCTGTCCCAAGAGACCAACTCGACAAAAAGCATGTATGGACTGGACCATGAAACAACACGCGAATACGGAACGCGATGCCTGATTGCCCGGCGACTTGTCGAACGGGGCGTCCGATTTGTTCAGCTCTTCCTGGGCGGTCAACCATGGGACAATCATAACGACATCCGCAATACGCTTCCTGCGGTCTGTCGACGTACGGATCAGCCCTCAGCCGCACTTGTGAAAGACCTCAAGCAACGTGGCATGCTCGACGATGTTCTTGTCCATTGGGGTGGCGAGATCGGACGCTTGCCGGTCGTCGAAGGCGATCCGCTGAAAGGCGGGCGAGACCATAACGGCCAAGGCTTCAGC is from Pirellulaceae bacterium and encodes:
- a CDS encoding DUF1501 domain-containing protein translates to MNKDNRATAQLTRRGFLTENAMGVGIFALASLLAEERLLASPKTVQLQPPTFDLAPKQPTQPARAKAMISLFQHGGPSHMDLMDPKPELSRLDGKTYDGNVGFSFIKRATKTLHGSRWKFRKYGQCGTEISELMPELASIVDDVCIVRSMHTGHNGHEVSIRYMNNGIAGVTGRPSLGSWITYALGSEAQDLPAYVVLTDPGGHPVDGVHNWSNGWMPSLFQGTVLRPKEPRILNLDAPQHLRGEVQEHNLAFLKKLNDRHLERHQGEYDLEARIASYELAAKMQESAREALDLSQETNSTKSMYGLDHETTREYGTRCLIARRLVERGVRFVQLFLGGQPWDNHNDIRNTLPAVCRRTDQPSAALVKDLKQRGMLDDVLVHWGGEIGRLPVVEGDPLKGGRDHNGQGFSMWLAGGGIQGGTTYGATDAVGHRAVENIVKPHDYQATVLKLFGMNYRELYFLHNGQEQRLVVHDDANVLDDIIA